CTTGATAATTTTTTGCTGCGTTAATTCCACCTTGAGCTGCAATAGAGTGCGCTCTACGCGGTGAATCTTGGTAGCAAAATGTTTTTACGTTATAGCCCAATTCCGCCAAAGTAGCTGCGGCAGAACCACCTGCAAGCCCAGTACCCACAACGATAATATCTATATTACGTTTATTGGCTGGGTTTACGAGATTAATATCGTTTTTATGTTGGGTCCATTTAGCGGCCAATGGCCCTTTTGGAACTTTAGAATCCAATATGCCCATAATTAATGTGTTATTGGGTTAAAATGATGATAAAGTGCGATAAATATAAATCCTAAAGGGATTGCTATCGCATATATTTTAGTAGCTGTCTGAATGCCTGCAGAGTATTTGTTATTCACCCCTACCGTCTGAAAAGACGAAGCAAAACCATGCCACAAGTGCAATGCCAACAATACAAATGAGATAACATAAATAATTGTACGCCAGAAAGGCTGGAATTTATGAACTGTTTCCTCTAAGTAACGCGTTGGGTCTTCTGGGTTAACCGCTATGTATTTATAAGATATCTCTTGTACCCAAAAATCATACATGTGCAAACCAAGGAAAGCAAGAACTACCAAACCGGTAATAATCATATTCCTAGACATCCAAGATGAATTGGCCCCGCCGTTATAGTTCTTGTACTTTATTGTCCGTGCTTTATTGTTCTTTAATTCTAGTGCAATACCCATTGCAAAATGAACAATTACCCCAGCTATAAGAACAGGTTGCAAGAGATATTGCACCAATCCATTATAACCCATAAAATGCGACCACTCGTTAAAAGTATCCGGTGCAATTACAGAGGTAATGTTAATGACAAAGTGTTGTGCTAGAAAAAAGACCAAAAAAAGACCCGATAGGGCCATGACCACTTTTCGGGCTATCGAAGATTTTATCAATCCGCTCATTTTATATTACGTTGGAGTTAGTTTATAGACTATAGACAAAATTAGGTCATAAGCTTGGCTTTAACAAACTTTGTAAGCGTTTAGCAAAGTATTTAGAAACGTTTTAAGTAAACTACCTCTCGGCAAGCTCACAAGGCATCAAAAGGAATACACTTTGGTTTCGAGGCTAGCCTCGGAGCATTTAATACCGATTATCGAGTAAAAATTTCACCCCTAGAAGCAAATAGTTGTTGGCTTTGGAAATTTTCTATGTGTACATTTGCGCTTCAATTTACACTTCTTGTTTACGGTATATACATTTTTTGACCGATATTAAGGGTGAAAACGTACTCAGAGCTACACTACTACTATGGATATTGGTCTTCTTTCCGTAAGCATGAATGTCTATTCTACCCAGAGAATAGCAAACGAAGCCAAAAATTTAGGGCATTATATTGAATGGGTAGACCATACCAAGTGTTCCGTAAAAATAGGTAATGGCCAACCTCAAGTATTCTTTAGGGAAGAAAATATAATTGATGCTTTTGATGCCATTATTCCGCGTATAGGCACTAAAGTCACGCGCCATGGAGCGGCCGTTGTAAAACAATTTGAGATGAACGAGGTTTTTAGCTCCGCACATTCACAAGGTATTTCAAAAGCCAGAAACAAGATAAAGGCACTTCAGTTTATGGCAAATAAAGGAATTCCTATTCCGGACACCTTGTTTTCCATAGACCCTGACAATATTGAGCAACAGATTGAATTATTGGGAGGTACTCCTCTCATTATAAAACTACAGGAAGGCACGCACGGGCTAGGTGTTGTTTTGGCAGAAACTAAAAAATCTGCTAAATCTATTATTGATACTTTTTATAAAATGGATACCAGTATTCTCTTGCAGGAGTTTATTGAAGAAAGTAATGGCGAAGACATTCGTGCTTTTGTGGTTGGTGATAAAGTTGTGGCAAGCATGAAGCGCAGCAGTGGAAATGATGAATTTAGATCTAATGTTCATCGTGGAGGAAGCACCGAAGCTGTGCAACTCACCAAAAAAGAAGAAACCATGGCACTAAATGCGGCCAAATATATAGGACTTGGTGTAGCCGGCGTAGATCTCATCCGTTCAAAAAAAGGGCCATTGTTAATTGAAGTGAACGCCTCACCCGGTCTTCAGGGGATAGAAGCAGCTACAGGTGTTAATATTGCTAAAGAAATTGTGCGGTTCGTAGAACGAAACTGTAGAAAAAAGAGAAAGTAAACTTAGAAAAAAGGAACATCGGGAGCATATATGAAAACCAATAAAACAATTACCATTGAGGGCGAAAGCGTAAAGCCTGGAGAGACAAAACTGTTGAATATTAGTATTGACAGGCTTCCTACTGGAACCTTAATAGACATACCAGTTTACGTTTTCAATGCCAAAAAACCAGGCCCAACACTTTTGGTACAAGCGGGTCTGCATGGGGATGAAATCAATGGTATTGAAATTGTACGCCGTATGTTATCTGAAAAACGATTCAATATCACTAGAGGCGCAGTAATTGCCGTTCCCATTCTGAATATCTTCGGATTTATACATTATTCAAGAGATGTTCCTGATGGCAAAGATGTAAACCGTAGCTTTCCTGGGTCAAGAACAGGCTCAATGGCCGGTAGAATTGCTTATCACTATACCTCAGCTATTCTTTCTCAAATAGATTATGGAATAGATTTGCACACGGGCGGAGGTCAACGGCATAACTTTCCTCAAATTAGATACACCCACAATGATGAGCAGAGTGAAAAACTGGCCAAGGTATTCAATGCACCAATTTCATTTGCCTCCAAACTTATAAAAGGCTCGTTTAGAAAT
This genomic interval from Zobellia roscoffensis contains the following:
- a CDS encoding succinate dehydrogenase cytochrome b subunit, whose product is MSGLIKSSIARKVVMALSGLFLVFFLAQHFVINITSVIAPDTFNEWSHFMGYNGLVQYLLQPVLIAGVIVHFAMGIALELKNNKARTIKYKNYNGGANSSWMSRNMIITGLVVLAFLGLHMYDFWVQEISYKYIAVNPEDPTRYLEETVHKFQPFWRTIIYVISFVLLALHLWHGFASSFQTVGVNNKYSAGIQTATKIYAIAIPLGFIFIALYHHFNPITH
- a CDS encoding RimK family alpha-L-glutamate ligase — encoded protein: MDIGLLSVSMNVYSTQRIANEAKNLGHYIEWVDHTKCSVKIGNGQPQVFFREENIIDAFDAIIPRIGTKVTRHGAAVVKQFEMNEVFSSAHSQGISKARNKIKALQFMANKGIPIPDTLFSIDPDNIEQQIELLGGTPLIIKLQEGTHGLGVVLAETKKSAKSIIDTFYKMDTSILLQEFIEESNGEDIRAFVVGDKVVASMKRSSGNDEFRSNVHRGGSTEAVQLTKKEETMALNAAKYIGLGVAGVDLIRSKKGPLLIEVNASPGLQGIEAATGVNIAKEIVRFVERNCRKKRK
- a CDS encoding succinylglutamate desuccinylase/aspartoacylase family protein codes for the protein MKTNKTITIEGESVKPGETKLLNISIDRLPTGTLIDIPVYVFNAKKPGPTLLVQAGLHGDEINGIEIVRRMLSEKRFNITRGAVIAVPILNIFGFIHYSRDVPDGKDVNRSFPGSRTGSMAGRIAYHYTSAILSQIDYGIDLHTGGGQRHNFPQIRYTHNDEQSEKLAKVFNAPISFASKLIKGSFRNAAFLLKKPTVVFEAGESMRFDEYSIIEGMQGILNVMKHLDMVTTLDPKYIERNNTVHLGERKWLRAPTAGMFVPSISNGSEIRKGQVLGIVSDPYAKRKKTVKAPFDGLVFCINHQAVVNQGEALFHIGKPTNEGVIQADR